The Candidatus Aegiribacteria sp. genome window below encodes:
- a CDS encoding polyphosphate polymerase domain-containing protein, giving the protein MTSPEAPRLHFHRYEFKYLISGTVLAGIMRELELRLERDIHSDRNGSYFIRSHYFDTDRFDLFYEKLAGLRKRYKFRFRSYSSTPAYANPLFLELKGRDDSLVFKHRLLLDPKGTEHSMSKGTNSFSGFLLDSGNINGTGKRFVFDAFRKKLSPSVVVDYRRTAFENKANPDFRVTLDSQVLAFRAGFDGHPVGRSHNISNGFQVLEIKFRYHLPSWFHRLIQEFELKRVSFSKFAHATDVTYMKTYDSYLDKVLERRPACLS; this is encoded by the coding sequence ATGACATCTCCTGAAGCTCCCCGCCTGCATTTTCACAGGTATGAATTCAAATACCTGATATCCGGAACTGTGCTTGCGGGTATAATGCGTGAGCTGGAACTCAGACTTGAGCGTGATATTCATTCCGACAGAAATGGAAGCTACTTCATCAGAAGTCATTACTTCGACACTGACAGATTCGACCTGTTTTATGAGAAACTCGCGGGATTGAGGAAACGGTACAAATTCCGATTCAGGAGTTACTCCTCTACTCCTGCTTATGCAAACCCGCTCTTCCTGGAACTGAAAGGCAGAGACGACAGCCTTGTTTTTAAGCACAGGCTCCTGCTTGATCCGAAGGGCACTGAACATTCTATGAGCAAGGGGACAAATTCATTTTCAGGATTTCTGCTTGATTCCGGAAATATCAATGGAACCGGAAAAAGATTTGTGTTCGACGCTTTCAGGAAAAAGCTTTCGCCCAGTGTTGTGGTGGACTATAGAAGGACTGCGTTTGAGAATAAAGCCAATCCTGATTTCAGAGTAACACTTGACAGTCAGGTCCTTGCTTTCAGAGCGGGTTTCGACGGTCATCCTGTCGGCAGATCCCATAACATTTCGAATGGATTTCAGGTGCTTGAAATCAAATTCCGTTATCATCTTCCGAGCTGGTTTCACAGACTGATTCAGGAATTTGAACTGAAGCGTGTTTCTTTTTCCAAGTTTGCACATGCTACTGATGTTACCTATATGAAAACATATGATTCATATCTCGATAAAGTTTTAGAGAGGAGACCGGCTTGTCTGAGTTGA